The following coding sequences are from one Nitrospira sp. window:
- a CDS encoding flagellar basal body P-ring protein FlgI — protein sequence MKTRYTKSWIAGALVGFLCAPLSAEAVRIKDIGAIEGVRENQLIGYGLIVGLDRTGDQVIGGQFTIQAMMSMLNKMGINLVIDPIQLLTKNIASVMVTTKLPPFAKPGQTLDVVVSSMANAKSLQGGTLLLTPLKAANQQVFAVAQGPVSVGGFLGGTGGPGGATVTKNHQAAGVIPAGAIIEKELVVNIDAWETVSVMLRQPDFTTAIRTAEAIDGVFGKGSALPVNAGLVKATIPANFHGRVVEYIASIEGLDVSVDMAAKVVVNERTGTVVLGEHVRISTCAISHGNLTISVKNTLSVSQPNAPLIGAAGNQPATVTEDVQTEVKEQESRLIVVDETVTLGEVVRALNAVGVTPRDLVSILSALRAAGALQATLEII from the coding sequence ATGAAGACACGTTATACCAAGTCATGGATTGCGGGAGCGCTCGTCGGATTCTTGTGTGCGCCGCTTTCTGCGGAGGCGGTCAGGATCAAGGACATCGGGGCCATTGAAGGTGTTCGGGAAAATCAATTGATCGGCTATGGATTGATCGTGGGGCTTGATCGAACCGGCGATCAAGTCATCGGCGGCCAGTTTACGATCCAGGCCATGATGTCCATGCTGAACAAGATGGGGATCAATCTGGTTATCGATCCGATCCAGCTCCTCACGAAAAATATTGCCTCGGTCATGGTCACCACCAAGCTTCCTCCGTTCGCCAAGCCTGGCCAAACCCTCGATGTAGTTGTGTCTTCCATGGCCAATGCGAAAAGTTTGCAGGGCGGGACGCTCTTGCTGACTCCTCTCAAAGCGGCCAATCAGCAAGTGTTTGCCGTGGCGCAGGGTCCGGTTTCGGTTGGGGGATTTCTGGGTGGGACAGGCGGACCGGGAGGAGCGACGGTCACCAAGAATCACCAGGCCGCTGGAGTGATACCGGCAGGAGCGATTATCGAAAAGGAGCTGGTGGTCAATATCGATGCCTGGGAGACCGTCTCGGTGATGCTCCGGCAGCCGGACTTCACGACCGCCATTCGGACGGCCGAAGCAATCGATGGGGTCTTCGGCAAAGGTAGTGCCTTACCCGTCAATGCCGGCCTTGTAAAGGCCACGATTCCCGCAAACTTCCATGGTCGAGTTGTCGAATATATTGCCTCGATTGAAGGCCTGGATGTCTCGGTCGATATGGCCGCCAAAGTGGTGGTCAACGAACGAACCGGTACGGTCGTACTTGGCGAGCATGTGCGAATCTCCACCTGTGCTATTTCTCATGGGAATCTGACGATTTCGGTCAAGAATACCTTGAGTGTTTCTCAGCCAAATGCACCACTGATCGGCGCTGCAGGCAATCAACCAGCCACTGTGACGGAAGATGTTCAGACTGAGGTGAAGGAGCAAGAGTCTCGGTTAATCGTCGTGGATGAGACCGTGACGCTGGGAGAAGTCGTGAGGGCGCTCAATGCGGTTGGTGTGACACCCAGAGATCTGGTCTCGATTCTCTCGGCGCTCCGGGCAGCCGGAGCACTCCAAGCTACTCTTGAAATTATATAG
- the flgA gene encoding flagellar basal body P-ring formation chaperone FlgA — MTSIRIIVAASMLAAGANQAIGATAEKLAKPVSIGGQGPNGPALGKLDATRPTMRELHFEQIQKTIQRFLEGEWGTRVKSVQVTLLEPLDPIKIPVGVIELQIPSVAGGSTTMGRRSFAIQVTVNGNPWKTVEALADISAMIDVVVPSRYLKSEETIEPDDLTTARIVTYDVKHPFITDPEAVIGKSTVRPLQPNTPLRPTFLKKPFMVKKGDHVMIEARRGNFSVQTSGVTKGSGQVGQTVMVANLDSGRELRAKIVAPGLVQVEF; from the coding sequence ATGACCAGTATTCGCATCATCGTCGCCGCAAGTATGCTCGCCGCCGGGGCCAACCAGGCCATCGGCGCCACGGCGGAGAAGCTCGCCAAACCGGTCTCGATTGGAGGGCAAGGGCCCAACGGACCGGCCCTCGGCAAGCTGGATGCGACCCGGCCGACGATGCGGGAGCTGCATTTTGAGCAGATCCAGAAAACCATTCAGAGATTTCTCGAAGGAGAATGGGGCACACGGGTGAAATCAGTGCAGGTTACCCTTCTGGAACCGCTGGATCCGATCAAGATTCCGGTGGGGGTGATCGAATTGCAGATCCCTTCCGTCGCCGGAGGCTCCACGACGATGGGGCGCAGAAGCTTTGCCATCCAGGTGACAGTCAACGGGAACCCGTGGAAAACCGTTGAAGCGCTGGCCGACATATCCGCCATGATCGATGTGGTCGTCCCATCCCGCTACTTGAAGTCTGAAGAAACGATTGAACCGGATGATCTGACGACCGCGCGGATCGTCACCTACGATGTGAAACATCCCTTCATCACCGATCCGGAGGCCGTCATTGGGAAGAGCACGGTTCGTCCGCTCCAGCCGAATACTCCGTTGCGTCCGACCTTTTTGAAAAAGCCGTTTATGGTCAAGAAGGGAGACCACGTCATGATTGAAGCGCGGCGTGGCAACTTCTCTGTTCAAACATCAGGCGTGACGAAGGGGAGTGGACAAGTCGGACAGACCGTGATGGTGGCCAACCTTGATTCGGGGCGAGAGCTGCGCGCGAAGATCGTCGCTCCAGGCCTCGTGCAAGTGGAGTTTTAG
- the flgG gene encoding flagellar basal-body rod protein FlgG encodes MIRAMWTAATGMTAQQINVDTVAHNLANVNTNSFKRSRAEFADLLYQIQRLPGTSASNVGVFPVGIQVGAGVRPTTVSKEWLQGNMRQTNNDLDIAIDGPGFFQVSRPDGTIMYTRNGSFKRDNVGNLVTGDGDLLNPVITIPSGALKMDIGQDGTVSVLLPGVTQASQVGQIQLTRFDNPAGLVAMGNNLFIDSFASGPPTQGTGGFSTGFGTIQQGFLESSNVNLAEEMVNMIIAQRSYEINSKTIQASDEMMSIANNLRR; translated from the coding sequence ATGATTCGGGCAATGTGGACAGCCGCCACCGGAATGACGGCACAACAGATCAACGTGGATACCGTGGCCCATAACCTGGCCAACGTCAACACCAACTCCTTCAAGCGCAGCCGGGCGGAGTTTGCTGACCTGCTGTACCAAATCCAACGCTTGCCGGGCACCAGCGCATCCAACGTGGGCGTCTTTCCCGTGGGCATTCAAGTCGGCGCCGGTGTCCGTCCCACGACCGTCTCGAAGGAATGGCTCCAGGGCAACATGCGCCAGACCAATAACGACCTGGATATTGCAATCGATGGACCGGGGTTCTTTCAAGTCTCCAGACCGGATGGCACCATCATGTACACCAGGAACGGGTCATTCAAGCGCGATAACGTCGGGAACTTGGTCACGGGTGACGGTGACTTGTTGAATCCCGTTATTACGATTCCCTCCGGTGCCTTGAAAATGGATATCGGTCAGGACGGGACCGTCTCCGTCCTGCTCCCTGGCGTGACGCAGGCTTCCCAGGTCGGCCAGATTCAATTGACGCGATTCGACAATCCGGCCGGACTCGTGGCGATGGGAAACAATCTGTTCATCGACAGCTTTGCGTCGGGCCCTCCGACCCAAGGGACCGGCGGATTCTCCACCGGATTCGGGACCATTCAGCAGGGCTTCCTGGAAAGTTCGAACGTCAACTTGGCTGAAGAAATGGTCAATATGATCATTGCGCAGCGGAGCTATGAAATTAACTCGAAAACGATTCAAGCGTCTGACGAGATGATGTCCATCGCGAACAATCTCAGACGATAA
- the flgN gene encoding flagellar export chaperone FlgN, protein MPSVSTALSAQLDTILLRELAACQSLLETVEAERHAIKTLAIGDFHPINVRRLAILEQLQSIADARDQTVRQIVLALSLPDSIASLHLLLDRWQGSEASTVRRHHETLMATAKHVREEIKQNVVLIDGIRGFVEHALTAGAAALTDGKAYNRTGKPALAHPSSAVLYQQG, encoded by the coding sequence ATGCCTTCGGTTTCAACGGCACTGTCAGCACAATTAGACACGATCCTCCTCCGGGAACTGGCCGCCTGCCAGTCCCTCCTCGAAACGGTCGAGGCGGAGCGTCACGCGATCAAAACACTCGCCATCGGCGACTTCCACCCCATCAATGTTCGCCGCCTTGCGATACTCGAACAACTCCAATCCATTGCAGATGCGCGAGACCAGACGGTCCGCCAGATTGTGCTCGCGCTGTCGTTGCCTGACTCCATCGCGTCGTTGCATCTCCTGCTCGATCGCTGGCAAGGATCGGAGGCGTCCACCGTTCGTCGTCATCACGAGACCTTGATGGCCACCGCCAAGCATGTGCGTGAAGAGATCAAGCAGAATGTGGTCCTTATCGATGGCATTCGTGGGTTTGTCGAACATGCCTTGACCGCCGGAGCAGCCGCGCTGACGGACGGCAAGGCGTACAACCGGACGGGGAAGCCTGCGCTCGCACACCCGTCATCAGCCGTCCTCTACCAGCAGGGATAG
- a CDS encoding flagellar hook basal-body protein → MNRGIYPILSGALAHERRMQVFANNMANVNTAGFKQDEQTFKAVFPKAHLAIPAIPGTVSLANQIVAKPFGPTERVYAAPNTVKTTYDAGRIRLTGNPLDLAIQGRGFLEVKTPQGTRYTRNGMLSLDNQRRLVTNLGYPVMGTKGELKIPVGKMDISNQGEIKVDGNPVGTIKVMDFPDSNMPQKYAEGMFISDKGFPAKAPQVQVGHIEDSNVNSIGEMVKMIEGMRGYESAQKLIQTLDRMAETAIQEVGRVA, encoded by the coding sequence GTGAATCGAGGTATCTATCCAATTCTCTCAGGAGCCCTGGCGCACGAACGCCGGATGCAAGTCTTTGCGAACAACATGGCGAACGTCAACACCGCCGGGTTTAAGCAGGATGAGCAGACCTTCAAAGCGGTCTTCCCCAAGGCGCATCTTGCGATTCCCGCAATTCCAGGAACCGTGTCCCTCGCCAATCAAATCGTGGCCAAACCCTTCGGCCCGACGGAACGCGTGTATGCGGCTCCCAATACAGTCAAAACAACCTATGACGCGGGACGCATTCGGCTTACCGGAAATCCCCTGGATCTCGCCATCCAAGGCCGCGGCTTCTTAGAAGTTAAAACCCCTCAAGGCACCAGATATACCCGCAACGGAATGCTTTCTCTGGATAATCAACGCCGGCTTGTCACGAATCTCGGGTATCCGGTGATGGGCACGAAGGGAGAATTGAAGATTCCCGTCGGTAAGATGGACATTTCCAATCAGGGTGAAATCAAGGTCGACGGCAACCCCGTCGGCACCATCAAGGTCATGGATTTTCCCGACTCCAACATGCCGCAAAAGTACGCGGAAGGCATGTTCATCTCCGATAAGGGGTTCCCTGCGAAAGCTCCCCAAGTCCAGGTCGGGCACATCGAGGATTCCAACGTCAATTCCATCGGTGAAATGGTCAAGATGATCGAGGGCATGCGCGGATATGAATCGGCTCAAAAGTTGATTCAGACCCTGGACCGGATGGCTGAAACGGCCATTCAAGAAGTCGGACGAGTGGCTTAG
- a CDS encoding flagellar basal body L-ring protein FlgH: MRSPKIRTWGVVIAGVMLSACSLMPTASTSTKLTVPSLPPPKTLGSLWQEENGRAYLYEDLRAMRVGDILTVKIVEKHKGSKSADTAAQRDSTLSNSLAGSGVGYFGIPGFRISDEARRGLGVDASASNKFSGKGATNREGTLTGTISVIVVDVLPNGDLRVEGRREVTVNSEKQMMTIAGIVRRVDVDTKNTVLSSAIADAKIEYAGLGVLDDVQRPGWLVRILDWVYPF; the protein is encoded by the coding sequence ATGCGCAGTCCAAAGATTCGAACATGGGGCGTGGTGATAGCCGGCGTGATGCTGAGCGCCTGTAGTCTTATGCCCACAGCCTCGACTTCAACCAAGTTGACCGTGCCGTCATTGCCTCCGCCCAAGACTCTTGGATCGTTGTGGCAAGAAGAGAATGGTCGGGCCTATCTCTACGAAGATTTGCGCGCCATGAGGGTGGGGGATATCCTCACGGTCAAGATTGTCGAAAAGCATAAAGGGTCAAAGTCGGCGGACACCGCGGCGCAACGAGATTCGACTCTCTCGAACTCCCTGGCAGGATCCGGAGTGGGATATTTTGGAATCCCTGGTTTCAGAATCAGCGATGAAGCCAGACGAGGTCTTGGAGTTGATGCGTCCGCGAGCAACAAGTTCAGCGGAAAAGGCGCCACCAACCGGGAAGGAACGTTAACCGGTACGATCTCGGTGATTGTCGTGGACGTGCTTCCGAACGGTGATTTGCGAGTTGAAGGACGGCGAGAAGTCACGGTCAACAGTGAAAAGCAAATGATGACGATTGCCGGTATTGTGCGGCGGGTCGACGTCGACACGAAGAATACCGTGCTCTCTTCGGCGATCGCCGATGCCAAGATCGAATACGCAGGGTTGGGAGTGTTGGACGATGTGCAGCGGCCGGGATGGCTGGTCCGCATTCTTGATTGGGTGTACCCGTTCTAA
- a CDS encoding rod-binding protein: MNIHDSTQAQFLSSPVFTDPLGNQNEVNSLKVKGSPGDRQELLKAAKQYEAFFVSYLMKVMRETVHESEMSGKMDSYFYSFYDQEIGNRASESGGIGITQMVQEYIEKNYPPTAKVPDSEDR, from the coding sequence ATGAATATTCATGATTCGACTCAGGCGCAGTTTCTTTCTTCCCCGGTCTTCACTGATCCACTGGGGAACCAGAATGAAGTCAACTCGTTGAAAGTAAAGGGGAGTCCTGGCGATCGGCAAGAATTATTGAAAGCCGCTAAGCAGTATGAAGCATTCTTTGTGTCCTATCTAATGAAGGTCATGCGGGAAACCGTTCATGAATCAGAGATGTCCGGCAAGATGGACTCATACTTTTACTCCTTTTACGACCAGGAGATTGGGAATAGGGCATCCGAGTCGGGGGGCATCGGGATTACCCAAATGGTTCAGGAATATATCGAAAAGAATTATCCGCCAACCGCTAAAGTTCCGGACAGTGAAGACCGATAA
- the flgM gene encoding flagellar biosynthesis anti-sigma factor FlgM has protein sequence MQISGSGRSDQLAKILLGTQETKGPSTQRQPSQKETGNDRVQISDQAKELQRIRALGQTPDHERTARVEQIKKAIEHGTYDVSGRKVGDALIKQVLTDAVL, from the coding sequence ATGCAGATCTCAGGTTCAGGTCGTTCCGATCAACTGGCCAAGATTCTCTTAGGCACGCAGGAGACCAAGGGTCCGTCGACGCAACGGCAACCGTCTCAAAAAGAGACGGGGAACGACCGGGTCCAGATTTCGGATCAGGCCAAAGAGCTGCAGCGCATTCGCGCGCTGGGCCAGACCCCCGATCACGAACGGACCGCGCGCGTCGAACAGATCAAGAAAGCCATCGAACATGGCACCTATGATGTCAGCGGTCGCAAGGTCGGCGACGCACTCATCAAGCAAGTCCTGACCGACGCGGTGTTGTAG